One Methylomarinovum tepidoasis DNA window includes the following coding sequences:
- a CDS encoding glutamate--cysteine ligase: protein MGQEIERIRFTPADFERFRRRVAEETHLLRVLEHEGHLSGREPVGGFEIEAWLVDRRLRPAPDNVRYLKALADPLASAELARFNVELNNRPRPLREDALRRFHHDLAQLWRRADACARRLDLALLMIGILPTLRQADLSLANMSPLNRYLALNEQILKQRGGQPLRLDIHGLEHLRCLHHDVMLESAATSFQIHLQAPRERAVALYNASIVASAATVAAGANSPFLFGRDLWAETRIPLFEQAIEVGGYGAAVRGPLRRVGFGSGYARRRLSEVFEENLRHFPPLLPICFDTPPEKLAHLRLHNGTIWRWNRPLVGFDADGTPHFRIEHRVLPAGPTLVDMIANAALYYGLAESLSHEKPLPFAVARDNFYRAAKHGWEARVIWAGGQRWHLSRLLRDELIPLAREGLQRLGICRRDREFYLDIVRQRVLADQNGALWQRRFAAVHGRDFIALTAAYLRHQRQGDPVHTWPI, encoded by the coding sequence TTGGGCCAGGAAATCGAACGTATCCGCTTCACGCCGGCGGATTTCGAGCGCTTCCGCCGCCGGGTCGCCGAAGAAACCCACCTGCTGCGGGTGCTGGAGCACGAGGGCCATCTTTCCGGGCGCGAGCCGGTGGGCGGCTTCGAAATCGAGGCCTGGCTGGTGGACCGCCGGCTGCGCCCGGCGCCGGACAACGTCCGCTATCTTAAGGCCCTGGCCGATCCCCTGGCTTCGGCGGAGCTGGCGCGCTTCAACGTCGAGCTCAACAATCGGCCCCGTCCGCTGCGTGAGGACGCTTTGCGCCGCTTCCATCACGATTTGGCGCAGCTGTGGCGCCGAGCCGATGCCTGCGCCCGCCGCCTCGATCTGGCGCTGTTGATGATCGGCATCCTGCCCACGTTGCGGCAGGCCGATCTCAGCCTGGCCAACATGTCGCCGCTGAACCGCTATCTGGCGCTCAACGAGCAGATCCTGAAACAGCGCGGCGGCCAGCCGCTGCGGCTGGACATCCACGGCCTCGAACACCTCAGGTGTCTGCATCACGACGTCATGCTGGAGTCGGCCGCCACCTCATTCCAGATCCATCTGCAGGCCCCCCGGGAGCGGGCGGTGGCCCTCTATAACGCATCGATCGTCGCTTCGGCGGCAACAGTGGCGGCCGGGGCCAATTCGCCGTTCCTGTTCGGCCGCGATCTGTGGGCCGAAACCCGCATCCCCCTGTTCGAGCAAGCCATCGAAGTGGGCGGTTACGGGGCGGCGGTGCGCGGCCCCCTGCGCCGGGTCGGCTTCGGCAGCGGCTACGCCCGCCGCCGGCTGAGCGAGGTGTTCGAGGAGAACCTGCGGCACTTTCCGCCGCTGCTGCCGATCTGCTTCGACACCCCGCCGGAGAAGCTGGCCCACCTGCGCCTGCACAACGGCACCATCTGGCGCTGGAACCGCCCGCTGGTGGGGTTCGACGCCGACGGCACCCCCCATTTCCGTATCGAGCACCGGGTACTGCCCGCCGGCCCGACCCTGGTGGACATGATCGCCAACGCGGCGCTGTACTACGGGCTGGCCGAGTCCCTCAGCCACGAAAAGCCCCTGCCCTTCGCCGTCGCCCGGGACAATTTCTATCGCGCCGCCAAACACGGCTGGGAGGCGCGGGTGATCTGGGCCGGAGGCCAGCGCTGGCACCTGTCCAGACTGCTGCGTGACGAGCTGATCCCGCTGGCGCGGGAGGGTCTGCAGCGGTTAGGGATATGCCGCCGCGACCGTGAATTCTATCTCGACATCGTGCGCCAGCGGGTGCTGGCCGACCAGAACGGCGCCCTGTGGCAGCGCCGCTTCGCCGCCGTCCACGGGCGTGACTTCATCGCCCTGACAGCGGCCTATCTTCGTCATCAACGCCAAGGAGACCCTGTCCATACATGGCCGATCTGA
- a CDS encoding PHP domain-containing protein, which translates to MTSAFDLHCHSTASDGALSPPQVVSRAAANGVRHLALTDHDSVAGIASARRAAEALGVRLIAGVEISVTWERRCFHILGLGVDPTNEILCRGLAGLQRIRRERAAAMAENLARHGIEGSLAAVEEMAGGGMITRTHFARFLVAQDYAASVADVFDRYLVRGKPGYVATRWAGLEEALEWIRAAGGVAVLAHPLRYQLTASWLRRFLSAFQSAGGVGLEVVSGNSSPNQIATCADYARRYRLAGSVGSDFHDPAFPWIDLGRLAPLPPGVEPVWNAFNL; encoded by the coding sequence ATGACCTCGGCGTTCGATCTCCACTGTCATTCCACCGCCTCCGACGGCGCCCTGTCCCCGCCACAGGTGGTGAGCCGGGCGGCGGCCAATGGCGTGCGTCATCTGGCCCTCACCGACCACGACAGCGTCGCCGGTATCGCGAGCGCCCGCCGCGCCGCCGAGGCGCTCGGTGTCCGCCTGATCGCCGGGGTGGAGATCTCCGTCACCTGGGAGAGGCGATGCTTCCACATCCTCGGTCTGGGTGTCGATCCCACCAACGAAATCCTGTGTCGGGGCTTGGCCGGCCTGCAGCGGATCCGCCGCGAGCGGGCGGCGGCGATGGCCGAGAATCTGGCCAGACACGGCATCGAGGGCAGTCTGGCGGCGGTGGAGGAAATGGCCGGCGGGGGTATGATCACCCGCACCCACTTCGCCCGCTTTCTGGTGGCCCAGGATTATGCCGCTTCGGTGGCCGACGTCTTCGACCGCTATCTGGTGCGGGGCAAACCCGGTTACGTCGCCACCCGCTGGGCCGGGCTGGAAGAGGCTCTGGAATGGATCCGCGCCGCCGGCGGCGTCGCGGTGCTGGCCCATCCGCTGCGCTATCAGCTCACCGCCAGCTGGCTGCGGCGCTTTCTGTCGGCCTTCCAGTCCGCCGGCGGGGTGGGGCTGGAGGTGGTCAGCGGCAACAGCTCCCCCAACCAGATCGCCACCTGCGCCGATTACGCCCGCCGTTACCGCCTGGCCGGGTCGGTGGGGTCCGATTTCCACGATCCGGCCTTTCCCTGGATCGATCTCGGGCGGCTGGCGCCGCTGCCGCCGGGCGTCGAGCCGGTGTGGAACGCCTTCAATCTGTAA
- a CDS encoding ABC transporter ATP-binding protein has translation MSRTAALPPRRYDWRTLIRLSLRHRRKLLLAQAVALLAALAAVPVPLLIPTLVDEVLLGHPGPVTAFIDRWLPPPAAFPWDRALWYIGAVLVLSFLLRLAALGFNVWQTRQFTEISKDVTYRLRTDLLKRLERVSMAEYESLGSGTVVTHLVTDVDTLDQFLGATISRSLIAALTIVGTAAILLWIHWPLALFILCLNPLVIYFTRALGKRVKQLKKKENGALEAFQQALTETLDAIQQIRASNRERYYFERLRDHADQVRHRAGQYAWKSDALNRFSFVVFLHGVDLFRATAMTMVLFSDLSIGQMLAVFGYLWFMMGPVQELLGIQYAFYSAQAALARINRLLALRQEPRYPHRVNPFRGKPTVSIRVEDLHFRYDQGDEVLKGVSLDVGAGEKIALVGASGGGKSTLVQVLIGLYAPTRGMVYYDGEPITRIGMEVVREHVATVLQQPVLFNDTIRANLTLGRDLDDRRLWRALETAQLADTVAALPAGLDTVIGRSGMRLSGGQRQRLAIARMILAEPKVVIFDEATSALDTETEQRLHEALSRFLARRTTVIVAHRLSAVKQADRVYVFEDGRICEQGGHADLLAQGGLYARLYGERQQALP, from the coding sequence ATGTCCCGCACCGCCGCCCTGCCACCGCGCCGCTACGACTGGCGCACCCTGATCCGCTTGAGCCTGCGCCACCGGCGCAAGCTGCTCCTGGCCCAGGCGGTGGCGCTGCTGGCGGCCCTGGCGGCGGTGCCGGTGCCGCTGCTGATCCCGACCCTGGTGGACGAGGTCCTGCTGGGGCATCCGGGACCGGTGACCGCTTTCATCGACCGCTGGTTGCCGCCGCCGGCGGCGTTCCCCTGGGACCGGGCCCTGTGGTACATCGGCGCGGTGCTGGTGCTGTCGTTCCTGCTGCGCCTGGCGGCCCTGGGCTTCAACGTCTGGCAGACGCGCCAGTTTACCGAGATTTCCAAGGACGTCACCTACCGGCTGCGCACCGATCTGCTCAAGCGCCTGGAACGGGTGTCGATGGCGGAATACGAATCCCTCGGCAGCGGCACCGTGGTCACCCACCTGGTCACCGATGTCGACACCCTGGACCAGTTTCTCGGCGCCACCATCAGCCGCTCTCTCATCGCCGCGCTCACCATCGTCGGCACTGCGGCGATCCTGCTGTGGATCCACTGGCCCCTGGCCTTGTTCATCCTCTGTCTCAATCCCCTGGTGATCTACTTCACCCGCGCCCTGGGCAAACGGGTCAAGCAGCTCAAGAAGAAGGAAAACGGCGCTCTGGAGGCGTTCCAGCAGGCCCTGACCGAAACCCTGGACGCCATCCAGCAGATCCGCGCCAGCAACCGCGAGCGTTATTACTTCGAGCGCCTGCGCGATCACGCCGACCAGGTGCGCCACCGTGCCGGGCAGTATGCCTGGAAAAGCGACGCCCTCAACCGTTTCAGCTTCGTGGTCTTCCTCCACGGCGTCGATCTGTTCCGCGCTACCGCCATGACCATGGTGCTGTTTTCCGACCTCAGCATCGGCCAGATGCTGGCGGTGTTCGGTTACCTGTGGTTCATGATGGGGCCGGTGCAGGAACTGCTCGGCATCCAGTACGCCTTCTACAGCGCTCAGGCGGCGCTGGCGCGGATCAACCGTCTGCTGGCGTTGCGCCAGGAGCCGCGTTATCCGCATCGGGTCAATCCCTTCCGCGGCAAGCCCACGGTGTCCATCCGGGTCGAGGACTTGCATTTCCGCTACGATCAGGGGGACGAAGTCCTCAAAGGCGTGAGCCTCGACGTCGGTGCGGGCGAAAAGATAGCCCTGGTGGGCGCCAGCGGCGGTGGCAAGTCCACCCTGGTGCAGGTGCTCATCGGCCTCTACGCGCCGACGCGGGGAATGGTCTATTACGACGGCGAGCCCATCACCCGCATCGGCATGGAAGTGGTGCGCGAACACGTGGCCACGGTGCTGCAGCAGCCGGTGCTGTTCAACGACACCATCCGCGCCAACCTGACCCTGGGCCGCGATCTGGACGACCGCCGCCTGTGGCGGGCCCTGGAGACCGCCCAGCTCGCCGACACCGTCGCCGCCCTGCCCGCCGGTCTGGACACCGTCATCGGCCGTAGCGGCATGCGCCTTTCCGGAGGGCAGCGCCAGCGCCTCGCCATCGCCCGCATGATTCTGGCCGAGCCGAAGGTGGTGATCTTCGACGAGGCCACCTCGGCGCTGGACACCGAAACCGAGCAGCGGCTCCACGAAGCGCTGTCCCGCTTCCTGGCGCGCCGCACCACGGTGATCGTCGCCCACCGTCTCAGCGCCGTGAAACAGGCCGACCGGGTCTACGTATTCGAGGACGGCCGCATCTGCGAACAGGGCGGCCATGCCGATCTCCTAGCCCAGGGCGGCCTCTACGCCAGGCTTTACGGCGAACGCCAGCAGGCTTTGCCATGA
- a CDS encoding GumC family protein — MAQIPVERISGPEPAPPASVPPLPWYRQRRVLVFAAVAAATLLLGWLIVFLRPAIYQAGATLLTTPPPAVDADEVVVDPQHIAIQRVLLTGQPLLEETLERLEWDGRLPPGLTPAAVREMLRVEPVPDTNLVRLIAEGPDRDLLAPLVNTWVEVYREVRAREIEASTGATLRALRERLAALQGKIAARRKALEDFRQRYDIASLERGENTALARLNGLTEALNKANEAVVEARSRLEAVKAAVAAGKPVVPEEDQQVLAVLEQRAQALREQLTAMKQRFTPQYIRLNPAYRKVPQQLREVEAKIAALVERGRRAVLAQAQQDYAAALQTVAETRRQLEAHKRQAQEFSTRFAEHESLVKDLEQLEEQQRELQARITQLEVKQLEQYPQVEVVEKAYAPESPIRPHYWRDAGVVALLAFGLGLAAVWLLEFLTRREARLPDTRLTLAGVHVYADPRQAPLFSPPPPAEALRTETAPERLPSQPQELDTETLNRLIDRADLKTRQTVALLLSGLTPEELTRLETTDVDLAHARLLVPPPHRRSLPLAPRLKTWLAASGGTPLVPGDPEAVRKLLYLAAVEAGLEDPESVTPEALRHACIVHLLRQGLKLARLEAIVGPLTLKDLSRYRPLTIAADKDVDQIDPVHPCLRS, encoded by the coding sequence ATGGCACAGATCCCCGTGGAACGCATTTCCGGGCCGGAACCGGCCCCGCCCGCCAGCGTCCCGCCTCTGCCCTGGTACCGGCAGCGCCGTGTTCTGGTGTTCGCCGCTGTCGCCGCCGCGACCCTGCTGCTGGGCTGGCTGATCGTTTTCTTGCGGCCGGCGATCTATCAGGCCGGCGCCACCTTGCTGACCACCCCGCCGCCGGCGGTCGATGCCGATGAGGTCGTCGTCGATCCCCAGCACATCGCCATCCAGCGCGTCCTGCTCACCGGCCAGCCGCTGTTGGAGGAAACCCTCGAGCGGCTGGAATGGGACGGCCGCCTGCCGCCGGGCCTGACCCCGGCGGCAGTGAGGGAGATGCTGCGGGTGGAACCGGTGCCCGACACCAATCTGGTGCGCCTGATCGCCGAAGGCCCGGACCGCGATCTGCTCGCCCCCCTGGTCAACACCTGGGTCGAGGTCTACCGGGAGGTGCGGGCACGGGAGATCGAGGCTTCCACCGGCGCCACCCTGCGGGCGCTGCGTGAGCGGCTGGCGGCGCTTCAGGGCAAGATCGCCGCCCGCCGCAAGGCTCTGGAGGATTTCCGCCAGCGTTACGACATCGCTTCCCTGGAGCGCGGGGAAAACACCGCGCTCGCCCGTCTCAACGGTCTGACCGAGGCCCTCAACAAGGCCAACGAGGCGGTGGTCGAGGCCAGGTCGCGCCTGGAGGCGGTGAAGGCGGCGGTCGCCGCCGGCAAGCCGGTGGTCCCCGAGGAAGACCAGCAGGTACTGGCGGTGCTGGAGCAGCGGGCCCAGGCGCTGCGTGAGCAGTTGACCGCCATGAAACAGCGCTTCACTCCCCAGTACATCCGCCTCAATCCCGCCTACCGCAAAGTGCCGCAGCAGCTGCGGGAAGTGGAGGCCAAGATCGCGGCGCTGGTGGAACGGGGCCGCCGGGCGGTGCTGGCCCAGGCGCAACAGGATTACGCCGCCGCCCTCCAGACGGTGGCGGAAACCCGGCGCCAGCTGGAGGCGCACAAACGCCAGGCGCAGGAATTCAGCACCCGCTTCGCCGAGCACGAGTCGCTGGTGAAGGATCTGGAACAGCTGGAAGAACAGCAGCGCGAGCTGCAGGCCCGCATCACCCAGCTGGAGGTCAAGCAGCTGGAACAGTATCCCCAGGTGGAGGTGGTCGAAAAGGCCTACGCGCCGGAAAGCCCCATCCGGCCCCATTACTGGCGTGACGCTGGGGTGGTGGCGCTGCTCGCCTTCGGGCTGGGACTGGCGGCGGTCTGGCTGCTGGAATTCCTGACCCGGCGGGAAGCACGGCTGCCGGACACCCGCCTGACCCTCGCCGGGGTGCACGTTTATGCCGATCCCCGTCAGGCTCCCCTGTTTTCCCCGCCGCCGCCGGCCGAAGCCCTCAGGACGGAAACGGCCCCGGAAAGGCTGCCTTCCCAGCCCCAGGAGCTCGATACCGAAACGCTGAACCGCCTGATCGACCGCGCCGACCTGAAGACCCGCCAGACCGTCGCCCTGCTCCTCAGCGGCCTGACCCCGGAGGAGTTGACCCGCCTGGAAACCACGGATGTGGATCTGGCCCATGCGCGCCTGCTGGTCCCGCCCCCGCACCGGCGCTCCCTGCCCCTGGCGCCGCGGTTGAAGACTTGGCTGGCGGCCAGCGGGGGGACGCCCCTAGTGCCTGGTGATCCGGAAGCGGTCCGCAAGTTGCTCTATCTGGCCGCGGTGGAAGCCGGGCTCGAAGACCCGGAAAGCGTAACCCCGGAAGCGCTGCGTCATGCCTGCATCGTTCATCTGCTCCGCCAGGGGCTGAAACTGGCCCGGCTGGAAGCCATCGTCGGGCCCCTGACGCTGAAGGACCTGAGCCGTTACCGGCCGCTCACCATCGCAGCGGACAAAGACGTGGACCAGATCGACCCGGTCCATCCCTGTCTGCGTTCTTGA
- a CDS encoding 5-(carboxyamino)imidazole ribonucleotide synthase, with the protein MKIGIIGGGQLARMLILAGYPLGLDFAVLDPAPDACAGPLAEHLVAPYDDPEALARLADTCQVITYEFENVSLEGLSRLQDRARIHPPLTALAESRDRLQEKSLFRSLDIPTPPFVAIDSREDLAEAPKCLGWPFLVKTRRFGYDGKGQFLIRTAADMDAAWAELAGRPLIGEGFIPFDREVSVIAVRRASGETAFYPLSENVHKSGILHLARCRPGDAAAAQAQEYARRLLERLDYVGVLALELFEVNGRLLANEMAPRVHNSGHWTIEGAEVSQFENHLRAILDLPLGGTEPVGHTAMVNFIGVLPALADVLAQPGVHCHFYGKAERPGRKVGHATVRAASAKALEARLHHLLALLP; encoded by the coding sequence ATGAAGATCGGCATCATCGGCGGCGGTCAGCTGGCGCGGATGCTGATCCTGGCCGGTTACCCCCTGGGGCTGGATTTCGCCGTCCTCGACCCGGCTCCGGACGCCTGCGCCGGCCCTTTGGCCGAACATCTGGTCGCCCCCTACGACGATCCGGAGGCGCTGGCGCGGCTGGCCGACACCTGCCAGGTCATCACCTACGAATTCGAGAACGTCTCCCTGGAGGGCCTGAGCAGGCTGCAGGACCGCGCCCGCATCCATCCGCCGCTGACGGCCTTGGCCGAAAGCCGCGACCGCCTGCAGGAGAAATCGCTGTTTCGCAGCCTCGACATTCCCACCCCGCCCTTCGTCGCCATCGACAGCCGGGAGGATCTGGCGGAGGCGCCCAAGTGCCTGGGTTGGCCTTTCCTGGTCAAGACCCGCCGTTTCGGCTACGACGGCAAGGGGCAGTTTCTGATCCGCACCGCCGCCGACATGGATGCCGCCTGGGCCGAGCTGGCAGGCCGGCCGCTGATCGGCGAGGGCTTCATTCCCTTCGACCGCGAGGTCTCGGTCATCGCCGTGCGCCGCGCCAGCGGCGAGACGGCCTTCTATCCCCTCAGCGAGAACGTCCACAAAAGCGGCATCCTTCATCTCGCCCGCTGCCGCCCGGGGGATGCCGCCGCGGCGCAGGCCCAGGAATACGCCCGCCGCCTGCTTGAACGTCTCGATTATGTCGGGGTCTTAGCACTGGAGCTGTTCGAGGTGAACGGCCGTCTGCTGGCCAACGAGATGGCGCCCAGGGTGCACAACTCCGGTCACTGGACCATCGAGGGGGCGGAAGTCAGCCAGTTCGAAAACCACCTGCGCGCCATCCTCGACCTGCCCCTGGGCGGCACCGAGCCGGTGGGACATACGGCGATGGTGAATTTCATCGGCGTGCTGCCGGCGCTGGCCGACGTGCTGGCGCAGCCGGGCGTCCACTGCCATTTCTATGGCAAAGCCGAGCGGCCGGGACGCAAGGTCGGTCACGCCACGGTGCGGGCGGCCTCGGCCAAGGCCCTGGAGGCGCGCCTGCACCATCTGCTGGCCCTGTTACCCTAA
- the purE gene encoding 5-(carboxyamino)imidazole ribonucleotide mutase codes for MTTQPLVGVIMGSQSDWDTMHHATDMLEQLEVPFEVRIVSAHRTPDLLFEYAGSARERGLRVIIAGAGGAAHLPGMAAAKTTLPVLGVPVQSRTLNGLDSLLSIVQMPAGVPVGTLAIGRAGAVNAALLAAAILAPEHPGIDAALSAYRQRQTEAVLARPDPREAAS; via the coding sequence ATGACCACCCAACCTCTCGTGGGCGTGATCATGGGTTCCCAATCCGACTGGGACACCATGCACCATGCCACCGACATGCTGGAGCAGCTCGAAGTCCCCTTCGAGGTGCGCATCGTTTCCGCCCACCGCACCCCGGACCTGCTGTTCGAATACGCCGGCAGCGCCAGGGAGCGCGGCCTTCGGGTCATCATCGCCGGCGCCGGCGGAGCCGCCCACCTGCCGGGCATGGCGGCGGCCAAGACCACCCTGCCGGTGCTCGGGGTGCCGGTGCAGTCGCGCACCCTCAACGGCCTGGACTCGCTGCTGTCGATCGTGCAGATGCCGGCCGGGGTTCCGGTCGGCACTCTGGCCATCGGCCGCGCCGGGGCGGTCAACGCCGCGCTGCTGGCGGCGGCGATTCTGGCTCCGGAACACCCGGGGATCGACGCCGCCCTCAGCGCCTACCGCCAGCGCCAGACCGAGGCCGTGCTGGCCCGTCCCGATCCCCGCGAGGCGGCGTCATGA
- a CDS encoding DUF1931 family protein, whose product MSIMGISQFERFFREAASLDVDKDDLKRLSDFIDQKLHDLLLMGVATAKANGRDVILVHDLPITKGLQESIHQFRKMDLALELQPILDQLAKLPPLELAYGEDVETRLPEIVGGLTYAMAKTFKIIDPALKNPQTEHWNRVADIFSLLL is encoded by the coding sequence ATGAGCATCATGGGCATCAGCCAGTTCGAGCGCTTTTTCCGCGAAGCCGCGTCCCTGGACGTGGACAAGGACGACCTCAAGCGCCTGTCGGACTTCATCGACCAGAAGCTGCACGACCTGCTGCTGATGGGCGTGGCCACCGCCAAGGCCAACGGTCGTGACGTCATCCTGGTGCACGACCTGCCGATCACCAAGGGATTGCAGGAAAGCATCCACCAGTTCCGCAAGATGGACCTGGCCCTGGAGCTGCAGCCGATCCTGGACCAGTTGGCCAAACTGCCGCCGCTGGAACTGGCCTACGGCGAGGACGTGGAAACCAGGCTGCCGGAAATCGTCGGCGGCCTGACCTACGCCATGGCCAAGACCTTCAAGATCATCGACCCGGCGCTGAAAAATCCCCAGACAGAGCACTGGAACCGGGTCGCCGACATCTTCAGTCTGCTGCTATAA
- a CDS encoding MotA/TolQ/ExbB proton channel family protein, with product MLEIIEAGGWLMWPILACSVLATAIVCERFWSLRTARIIPPHLVTQVWRMFRKGELDANHIRQLQTSSPLGAILAAGLSNYRYGREVMKEAIEDVGRQVAHELERFLDLLGTIASVTPLLGLLGTVMGMIKVFSAITAVGVGDPKVLAGGISEALITTAAGLSVAIPALIFYRHFQAKVQDLVLKMENEALRFLDIMYSETDHEDSKGE from the coding sequence GTGTTGGAAATCATCGAAGCGGGCGGCTGGCTCATGTGGCCGATCCTGGCCTGTTCCGTGCTGGCGACCGCCATCGTCTGCGAACGCTTCTGGAGCCTTCGGACCGCCCGCATCATCCCACCGCACCTGGTCACCCAGGTCTGGCGCATGTTCCGCAAGGGGGAACTGGATGCGAACCACATCCGGCAACTGCAGACCAGCTCCCCGTTGGGGGCGATTCTGGCCGCCGGCCTGAGCAACTACCGCTACGGCCGCGAGGTGATGAAGGAGGCGATCGAGGACGTGGGCCGTCAGGTAGCCCACGAGCTGGAGCGGTTCCTCGATCTGCTCGGCACCATCGCTTCGGTCACCCCGCTGCTGGGCCTGCTGGGCACGGTGATGGGGATGATCAAGGTCTTCAGCGCCATCACCGCCGTCGGCGTCGGCGATCCCAAGGTGCTCGCCGGCGGCATCTCCGAGGCCCTCATCACCACCGCGGCCGGATTGTCGGTGGCGATTCCGGCCCTGATTTTCTACCGCCACTTTCAGGCCAAGGTGCAGGATCTGGTGCTGAAAATGGAAAACGAGGCCCTGCGCTTCCTGGACATCATGTACAGCGAAACCGACCACGAGGATTCGAAAGGAGAATGA
- a CDS encoding ExbD/TolR family protein — MNFRTTRRERLELSLTPMIDVVFLLLIFFMVTTTFDRQARLKLELPKAKSAVQSPQQKPLEVVIDAEGHYYIGGHELINTRLETLKKAIRRALQQGARPVVVIVADKRTPHQAVIRVLDASRQLGLSHISFATETTQE; from the coding sequence ATGAACTTCCGCACCACCCGGCGCGAGCGCCTCGAACTGAGCCTGACGCCGATGATCGACGTGGTGTTTCTGCTGCTGATCTTCTTCATGGTCACCACCACCTTCGACCGCCAGGCCCGCCTCAAGCTCGAGCTGCCCAAGGCCAAAAGCGCGGTCCAAAGCCCCCAGCAGAAACCGCTGGAGGTGGTCATCGACGCCGAAGGTCACTACTACATCGGCGGGCACGAATTGATCAACACTCGCCTGGAGACCCTGAAAAAAGCCATACGACGGGCGCTGCAGCAGGGCGCCCGGCCGGTAGTGGTCATCGTCGCCGACAAGCGCACCCCCCATCAGGCGGTGATCCGGGTGCTCGACGCTTCCCGCCAACTGGGTCTGAGCCACATATCCTTCGCCACCGAAACCACCCAAGAGTGA
- a CDS encoding Trm112 family protein, giving the protein MDKKLLDILVCPVCKGKLIYAPETEELICKADRLAYPIRDDIPVMLEEEARKLSLEEYDRIKDR; this is encoded by the coding sequence ATGGACAAGAAACTCCTGGACATCCTGGTCTGCCCGGTCTGCAAGGGCAAACTGATCTACGCCCCCGAGACCGAAGAGCTGATCTGCAAGGCCGACCGACTGGCCTATCCGATCCGCGACGACATTCCGGTGATGCTCGAAGAGGAGGCCCGCAAGCTGAGCCTGGAGGAATACGACCGTATCAAGGACCGATGA
- the kdsB gene encoding 3-deoxy-manno-octulosonate cytidylyltransferase codes for MTGFKIVIPARAASSRLPDKPLLRLAGEPMIVHVCRQALKADADEVVVATDDVRIAEAARGAGVEAVLTCPSHTSGTERIEEAARLKGWDDDTIVVNWQGDEPLLDPHLVNRLACDLDEHPDAMVATLAAPASETEIFNPNAVKVVMDQAGYALYFSRAPIPWHRESFATDRPDLAAACCWRHIGVYAYRVGLLHRYVHWPPAPLEQAEALEQLRILWHGERIVVLTVDHAPEPGVDTREDLERVNHVLRQRQG; via the coding sequence ATGACCGGCTTCAAGATCGTCATCCCCGCCCGCGCCGCCTCCTCGCGCCTGCCCGACAAGCCCCTGCTGCGCCTGGCCGGGGAGCCGATGATCGTCCACGTCTGCCGCCAGGCGCTCAAGGCCGACGCCGACGAGGTGGTAGTCGCCACCGACGACGTCCGCATCGCCGAGGCCGCTCGCGGTGCCGGCGTGGAGGCGGTTCTGACCTGCCCGTCCCACACCAGCGGCACCGAAAGGATCGAGGAGGCCGCCCGCCTTAAGGGCTGGGACGACGACACCATCGTGGTCAACTGGCAGGGGGACGAGCCGTTGCTGGACCCGCACCTGGTCAACCGCCTGGCCTGCGACCTGGATGAACATCCGGACGCCATGGTCGCCACCCTGGCGGCGCCGGCGAGCGAGACCGAGATCTTCAATCCCAACGCCGTCAAGGTGGTCATGGACCAGGCCGGCTATGCCCTTTATTTCAGCCGCGCTCCCATTCCCTGGCATCGCGAATCCTTCGCCACCGACCGCCCCGATCTCGCCGCCGCCTGTTGCTGGCGCCACATCGGCGTCTACGCCTACCGGGTGGGGCTGCTGCACCGCTACGTGCACTGGCCGCCGGCGCCGCTGGAGCAGGCCGAGGCGCTTGAACAATTGCGCATCCTGTGGCACGGTGAGCGCATCGTCGTGCTGACCGTGGATCATGCGCCGGAACCGGGCGTGGACACCCGCGAGGATCTGGAAAGGGTGAACCATGTGCTGCGGCAGCGTCAGGGCTGA
- a CDS encoding low molecular weight protein-tyrosine-phosphatase codes for MIRILFVCMGNICRSPMAEGVFQKLLEREGLADQVMIDSAGTHAYHLGKSPDERAIRAARERGIDISHLRARQVEPGDFEEFDLVLVMDEQNYDTLLFTGARKYQHKLGYLLDYAPHLKTRNLPDPYYGTEPGFDRVLDMIEDACEGLLAHLQERRQRQAP; via the coding sequence ATGATTCGTATCCTGTTCGTGTGCATGGGCAACATCTGCCGTTCCCCCATGGCCGAAGGGGTGTTCCAGAAACTGCTGGAACGGGAGGGGCTGGCCGATCAGGTCATGATCGATTCCGCCGGCACCCACGCCTATCACCTGGGCAAGTCCCCGGACGAGCGCGCCATCCGCGCCGCCCGCGAGCGCGGCATCGACATCTCCCACCTGCGCGCCCGCCAGGTGGAGCCAGGGGATTTCGAGGAATTCGACCTGGTTCTGGTGATGGACGAGCAGAACTACGACACCCTGCTGTTTACCGGTGCCCGCAAGTATCAGCACAAACTGGGGTATCTCCTCGACTACGCCCCCCATCTCAAGACCCGCAACCTGCCCGATCCCTACTACGGAACCGAACCGGGCTTCGACCGCGTCCTCGACATGATCGAAGACGCCTGCGAAGGTCTGCTCGCCCATCTGCAGGAACGCCGCCAACGACAGGCGCCCTGA